In Takifugu flavidus isolate HTHZ2018 chromosome 5, ASM371156v2, whole genome shotgun sequence, the following proteins share a genomic window:
- the ankdd1b gene encoding ankyrin repeat and death domain-containing protein 1B isoform X2 encodes MQRALRVMVEKHRLQRYDPSIPRLGKREHLKEFGDLLLHQHQEKDTDNAFDNNEMLLKAEKQFMEAAKNNDVESMKVVGRGLNVNAKNVNDRTALHYAVAGKNKEAVQFLLQRRIKVDQKDRFGMASIHLAAWFGSLEILKLLVQAGAEQKVENEDGLNIMHCAALNNHTDIVEYIINDLQMKELDKEDNSGNRAFGLAAENGCVDMLEMLLEQYNMDTMKPNLAGDTPLHLAASNGHLDAVHLLLLHFDTRDEANAEGETALYQAIDNGHEECALTLLKAGCEPNVFMDKSSVLHPVSERGDTGFVQLLLEYKADTNARNQDQEAPLHLAVKNNHIPVIHCLLTAGCDVNAINKRSQTALHVAADLAKIDVVEMLLKAEFDQTIQDKQGKTVLGVAARADEAIIVDMIIKAERYYAWRKANPELNEPVYSQFPLTFKPDHRVETKQFRSMVWRLAYELLKPADWKRLAEHWGFTTMQMSAIEQQWTGQHSYKEHGNRMLLVWLHGAELAGTSPAKELYQALVSTGNSKAADKIRMEEDKDKSKNCNIS; translated from the exons ATGCAGAGGGCTTTGAGGGTGATGGTTGAGAAGCACCGTCTTCAGAGGTACGATCCCAGTATTCCAAGGCTCGGCAAACGGGAACACCTGAAGGAATTTGGCGACTTGCTGCTTCACCAGCACCAGGAGAAAGACACGGATAATGCCTTTGACAACAATGAGATGT TATTAAAAGCAGAGAAGCAGTTCATGGAGGCGGCCAAGAATAATGACGTGGAGTCCATGAAGGTGGTTGGCAGGGGCCTGAACGTCAATGCAAAGAATGTG AATGACAGGACTGCGCTACATTATGCCGTGGCGGGGAAAAACAAGGAAGCTGtgcagtttctcctgcagcGGAGAATCAAAGTGGACCAAAAGGACAGA TTCGGTATGGCTTCCATACATTTAGCCGCCTGGTTTGGTAGTTTGGAAATCTTGAAACTATTAGTGCAGGCGGGAGCGGAACAAAAGGTGGAAAATGAG gaCGGTCTGAATATTATGCACTGCGCTGCTTTAAACAACCACACCGACATCGTAGAGTATATCATAAATGATCTGCAAATGAAAGAACTGGACAAAGAGGACAAC TCGGGAAACCGGGCTTTCGGCCTGGCTGCAGAGAACGGCTGTGTGgacatgctggagatgctgctggagcaaTACAACATGGACACCATGAAGCCCAACCTG GCTGGAGACACACCCCTGCACTTAGCTGCCAGTAACGGACACTTGGACGCcgtccatctgctgctgctgcacttcgATACTCGGGATGAAGCCAATGCG GAAGGTGAAACAGCTCTGTACCAGGCTATAGACAACGGCCATGAGGAGTGcgccctgaccctgctgaaggCCGGCTGTGAACCCAACGTATTCATG GACAAATCCAGTGTTCTCCATCCGGTTTCAGAGAGAGGAGACACAGGTTTTGTCCAGCTCCTCTTGGAGTACAAAGCCGATACAAATGCAAGGAATCAG GACCAGGAGGCTCCTCTTCACCTGGCAGTGAAGAACAATCACATCCCCGTCATTCACTGTCtactgacagcaggatgtgacGTCAACGCCATCAATAAG AGGTCCCAGACCGCTCTGCACGTCGCTGCAGACCTGGCCAAGATCGATGTCGTGGAGATGCTCCTTAAGGCTGAATTTGATCAAACGATTCAAGACAAG CAGGGCAAGACGGTGCTGGGGGTAGCAGCCAGAGCAGATGAGGCTATTATTGTGGACATGATCATCAAAGCGGAGCGATACTACGCCTGGAGGAAG GCAAACCCAGAGCTTAATGAGCCTGTTTACAGCCAGTTCCCGCTCACATTTAAGCCTGACCATCGCGTGGAGACCAAGCAGTTCCGCTCCATGGTCTGGCGCCTGGCGTATGAGCTCCTGAAGCCGGCAGATTGGAAAAGACTGGCGGAACACTGGGGCTTCACAACGATGCAGATGTCGGCCATTGAGCAGCAGTGGACAG GCCAACACAGCTATAAAGAACATGGAAACAGGATGTTGCTGGTATGGCTCCACGGAGCAGAGCTGGCTGGGACGAGCCCTGCTAAAGAACTTTACCAAGCCCTCGTCAGCACAGGCAACAGTAAAGCTGCAG ATAAGATTCGGATGGAGGAGGATAAAGACAAAAGTAAAAACTGCAACATTTCCTGA
- the ankdd1b gene encoding ankyrin repeat and death domain-containing protein 1B isoform X1, whose protein sequence is MQRALRVMVEKHRLQRYDPSIPRLGKREHLKEFGDLLLHQHQEKDTDNAFDNNEMLLKAEKQFMEAAKNNDVESMKVVGRGLNVNAKNVNDRTALHYAVAGKNKEAVQFLLQRRIKVDQKDRFGMASIHLAAWFGSLEILKLLVQAGAEQKVENEDGLNIMHCAALNNHTDIVEYIINDLQMKELDKEDNSGNRAFGLAAENGCVDMLEMLLEQYNMDTMKPNLAGDTPLHLAASNGHLDAVHLLLLHFDTRDEANAEGETALYQAIDNGHEECALTLLKAGCEPNVFMDKSSVLHPVSERGDTGFVQLLLEYKADTNARNQDQEAPLHLAVKNNHIPVIHCLLTAGCDVNAINKRSQTALHVAADLAKIDVVEMLLKAEFDQTIQDKQGKTVLGVAARADEAIIVDMIIKAERYYAWRKANPELNEPVYSQFPLTFKPDHRVETKQFRSMVWRLAYELLKPADWKRLAEHWGFTTMQMSAIEQQWTVHGHVHPQANTAIKNMETGCCWYGSTEQSWLGRALLKNFTKPSSAQATVKLQIRFGWRRIKTKVKTATFPESKLCNSWIEGAASWQLCILISADGFCSK, encoded by the exons ATGCAGAGGGCTTTGAGGGTGATGGTTGAGAAGCACCGTCTTCAGAGGTACGATCCCAGTATTCCAAGGCTCGGCAAACGGGAACACCTGAAGGAATTTGGCGACTTGCTGCTTCACCAGCACCAGGAGAAAGACACGGATAATGCCTTTGACAACAATGAGATGT TATTAAAAGCAGAGAAGCAGTTCATGGAGGCGGCCAAGAATAATGACGTGGAGTCCATGAAGGTGGTTGGCAGGGGCCTGAACGTCAATGCAAAGAATGTG AATGACAGGACTGCGCTACATTATGCCGTGGCGGGGAAAAACAAGGAAGCTGtgcagtttctcctgcagcGGAGAATCAAAGTGGACCAAAAGGACAGA TTCGGTATGGCTTCCATACATTTAGCCGCCTGGTTTGGTAGTTTGGAAATCTTGAAACTATTAGTGCAGGCGGGAGCGGAACAAAAGGTGGAAAATGAG gaCGGTCTGAATATTATGCACTGCGCTGCTTTAAACAACCACACCGACATCGTAGAGTATATCATAAATGATCTGCAAATGAAAGAACTGGACAAAGAGGACAAC TCGGGAAACCGGGCTTTCGGCCTGGCTGCAGAGAACGGCTGTGTGgacatgctggagatgctgctggagcaaTACAACATGGACACCATGAAGCCCAACCTG GCTGGAGACACACCCCTGCACTTAGCTGCCAGTAACGGACACTTGGACGCcgtccatctgctgctgctgcacttcgATACTCGGGATGAAGCCAATGCG GAAGGTGAAACAGCTCTGTACCAGGCTATAGACAACGGCCATGAGGAGTGcgccctgaccctgctgaaggCCGGCTGTGAACCCAACGTATTCATG GACAAATCCAGTGTTCTCCATCCGGTTTCAGAGAGAGGAGACACAGGTTTTGTCCAGCTCCTCTTGGAGTACAAAGCCGATACAAATGCAAGGAATCAG GACCAGGAGGCTCCTCTTCACCTGGCAGTGAAGAACAATCACATCCCCGTCATTCACTGTCtactgacagcaggatgtgacGTCAACGCCATCAATAAG AGGTCCCAGACCGCTCTGCACGTCGCTGCAGACCTGGCCAAGATCGATGTCGTGGAGATGCTCCTTAAGGCTGAATTTGATCAAACGATTCAAGACAAG CAGGGCAAGACGGTGCTGGGGGTAGCAGCCAGAGCAGATGAGGCTATTATTGTGGACATGATCATCAAAGCGGAGCGATACTACGCCTGGAGGAAG GCAAACCCAGAGCTTAATGAGCCTGTTTACAGCCAGTTCCCGCTCACATTTAAGCCTGACCATCGCGTGGAGACCAAGCAGTTCCGCTCCATGGTCTGGCGCCTGGCGTATGAGCTCCTGAAGCCGGCAGATTGGAAAAGACTGGCGGAACACTGGGGCTTCACAACGATGCAGATGTCGGCCATTGAGCAGCAGTGGACAG TGCACGGCCATGTTCATCCACAGGCCAACACAGCTATAAAGAACATGGAAACAGGATGTTGCTGGTATGGCTCCACGGAGCAGAGCTGGCTGGGACGAGCCCTGCTAAAGAACTTTACCAAGCCCTCGTCAGCACAGGCAACAGTAAAGCTGCAG ATAAGATTCGGATGGAGGAGGATAAAGACAAAAGTAAAAACTGCAACATTTCCTGAGAGTAAATTGTGCAACTCGTGGATCGAAGGAGCAGCATCTTGGCAGCTTTGCATACTCATCAGTGCAG ATGGCTTTTGTTCGAAGTAA